A window of Flavobacterium flavigenum contains these coding sequences:
- a CDS encoding MFS transporter, with product MAFSKPKLSFWQIINMNVGFFGIQYSFGLQQSAVNPIYDFLHASPDQIPILNLAGPLTGLLIQPIIGAMSDKTWHPRWGRRKPYFFIGAIICSIALFLFPFSSSLWMAAGLLWILDVGNNTAMEPYRAFIADTLSEDQQPIGFQAQSFFTGFGQFLSYISLFLFPIVFIGYTGQLPNWIYASFFLGAILSVTSIWWSMKKTKEIPPTAAEIEKMKSEPLNVFSPFVDIYHAVLEMPKVMWQLFLVYLFQWYALMCFWQNNSKSIALSVWNTTPFDKTGYEKAVEWMGLIGAFGFIVTFSVAFYLAKLAKKHSPKMVHFFCLLFGAVSFLFFPVIQNQYLFFAVIIGYGIAWASMMGIPYLMVVSTVPKERYGVYMGIINMMIVIPMILQNVSFGFILKNFLNNDPRLAITFAGILLLLGSMSTLLIKVKKTTL from the coding sequence ATGGCATTCTCCAAACCCAAACTAAGTTTCTGGCAAATTATCAATATGAATGTTGGCTTTTTTGGCATCCAATATAGTTTTGGGTTACAACAAAGCGCCGTAAATCCTATTTATGATTTTCTGCACGCCAGTCCGGATCAAATTCCGATATTAAACTTAGCCGGGCCACTAACAGGACTATTGATTCAACCTATAATTGGAGCCATGAGCGACAAAACCTGGCATCCAAGATGGGGACGCAGAAAACCGTATTTTTTCATTGGAGCCATTATTTGCAGCATTGCCTTATTTCTTTTTCCTTTTAGCAGTTCTCTATGGATGGCAGCTGGTTTACTTTGGATTTTAGATGTTGGAAACAATACCGCAATGGAACCGTATCGCGCTTTTATTGCCGATACACTTAGTGAAGATCAGCAACCCATCGGTTTTCAGGCACAAAGTTTTTTTACCGGGTTTGGGCAATTCTTATCCTACATTTCATTGTTTCTCTTTCCTATCGTTTTTATTGGCTACACAGGACAATTGCCCAATTGGATTTATGCCTCTTTCTTTCTTGGAGCCATACTTTCGGTAACATCAATTTGGTGGAGCATGAAGAAAACAAAAGAGATTCCGCCAACAGCAGCAGAGATCGAAAAGATGAAATCAGAGCCGTTGAATGTTTTTTCTCCATTTGTGGATATTTATCATGCTGTATTAGAAATGCCAAAAGTAATGTGGCAGCTCTTTCTGGTGTATCTATTTCAATGGTATGCTTTAATGTGTTTTTGGCAAAACAATTCCAAAAGTATCGCTTTATCTGTTTGGAATACCACCCCCTTTGATAAAACAGGTTATGAAAAAGCGGTAGAATGGATGGGATTGATTGGCGCATTTGGATTCATAGTTACCTTTTCGGTAGCTTTTTATCTGGCAAAACTGGCGAAAAAGCACAGTCCTAAAATGGTGCATTTTTTTTGTCTTCTTTTTGGTGCTGTTTCTTTTTTATTCTTTCCGGTCATTCAAAATCAGTACCTGTTCTTTGCAGTAATAATTGGTTACGGGATTGCCTGGGCGAGCATGATGGGAATTCCATATCTCATGGTGGTTTCCACTGTCCCAAAAGAACGCTACGGAGTTTATATGGGAATCATTAACATGATGATTGTAATTCCAATGATTCTTCAAAATGTATCTTTTGGATTCATCCTGAAAAACTTTTTAAATAACGACCCGCGCCTGGCCATAACATTTGCCGGAATCTTATTACTACTCGGTTCCATGAGTACCTTATTAATCAAAGTAAAAAAAACAACATTGTAG
- a CDS encoding TonB-dependent receptor domain-containing protein encodes MKTNNSLFKKIGIIIALLLFNISFSQNSTLSGTVTDATGAGIPGVNITIKNSDKATATDFDGKYTFTNLRNETVTIIATYIGYKTTEMNIPINGNTIQNISLVEDANVLDDVVVTGVVNPKTKIKSSVSITTLGTEQVTQSAPRSTAEIFRTIPGIRSESSGGEGNSNISVRGVPISSGGSKYLQLQEDGLPVLLFGDIAFATADIFTRFDGNIAKIEAIRGGSASTLSSNSPGGIINFISKTGKTEGGNISTSFGLDYGNFRTDLDYGSKIGDGLYFHVGGFYRTGEGVRKTGFNSNNGGQFKFNITKEFENGSITVYAKFLNDRAAAYMPMPVAVSGTNANPNWKSVDGYDATTGALQSIYLTHSVGLGPDGNVRREAVSNGMHPVSKSIGANASFNLENNWKITDNIRFSSNSGGFISPFPAELATASTIANSFGAGSTLSYADNGAAFNNPNGLVARIHMFDTQLNNMGNFMNDLRLTKKFDKIGITAGLFKSMQNVSMSWLWNSYLQEVSDDNPRLINVNDAGGNALSENGLYAYGTPAWGNLARNYDTQYNVSAPYLNISVDATDNLSFEGGLRYDKGKVTGSFAGGVSTTYDINNDGEISAPEQNVFAIDNANPTAVNYDYDYYSYTLGANLLLASRQSVFARISRGASAKADRILFSGLDYLDGNKINALDFLTQAEIGFKQKFDKGYLYATAFHSKTDEQGGFEATSNSIIKNNYKSIGLELETAYNLTDNLDLRGSLTYTKAEITSGDNNGNQPRRQPKLMYSFLPAYKFMNNKNTLGLSFIGQTKAYAQDSNQLVMNGFVIVNGFVEVGIAKGLSVNVSGNNLFNTLAITEAEEGSITENTVNFVRARSMTGRSLSMALSYKF; translated from the coding sequence ATGAAAACAAATAATTCATTATTTAAAAAAATAGGGATAATTATAGCATTATTACTATTTAACATCAGTTTTTCTCAAAATTCAACTTTATCAGGAACTGTTACTGATGCAACTGGAGCAGGAATTCCAGGAGTAAATATTACAATAAAAAATTCTGACAAAGCAACCGCTACAGACTTTGATGGAAAATATACTTTTACAAATCTAAGAAACGAAACAGTAACTATTATTGCTACTTATATCGGATACAAAACAACTGAAATGAACATTCCGATAAATGGCAATACTATTCAAAACATTTCATTAGTTGAAGATGCAAATGTTTTAGACGATGTAGTCGTTACCGGAGTGGTAAACCCTAAAACCAAAATCAAATCCAGCGTTTCAATCACTACTCTGGGAACTGAGCAGGTTACACAATCAGCACCAAGATCGACTGCTGAAATCTTCAGAACCATTCCTGGTATTCGTTCAGAATCTTCAGGAGGTGAAGGAAATTCGAATATTTCTGTGCGTGGTGTACCAATTTCTTCTGGTGGCTCTAAATATCTGCAACTTCAAGAAGACGGACTTCCTGTATTATTATTTGGCGATATTGCATTTGCAACAGCAGATATTTTTACAAGATTTGACGGAAACATCGCTAAAATTGAAGCCATTCGTGGTGGATCAGCATCGACTTTATCATCTAATTCACCGGGTGGAATTATCAACTTTATCAGTAAAACCGGTAAAACTGAAGGAGGTAACATCAGCACATCATTTGGATTGGACTACGGAAATTTCAGAACTGATTTGGATTATGGATCAAAAATCGGTGATGGATTGTATTTTCACGTAGGTGGTTTTTACAGAACTGGCGAAGGGGTTAGAAAAACAGGATTTAACAGCAATAATGGTGGACAATTTAAATTCAACATTACAAAAGAATTCGAAAATGGTTCGATTACTGTTTATGCAAAATTCTTAAATGACAGAGCTGCAGCTTACATGCCAATGCCTGTAGCTGTTTCAGGTACAAATGCAAATCCAAATTGGAAAAGCGTAGATGGTTATGATGCTACAACTGGTGCTTTGCAATCTATTTATCTGACGCATAGTGTTGGATTGGGACCTGACGGAAATGTGCGCAGAGAAGCTGTGTCCAACGGAATGCATCCTGTCTCAAAATCAATTGGAGCAAATGCTTCCTTTAATTTAGAAAACAATTGGAAAATTACCGATAATATTAGATTTTCATCTAATTCAGGTGGTTTTATCTCGCCGTTTCCTGCTGAATTAGCAACTGCTTCAACAATTGCAAACTCTTTTGGAGCCGGATCAACTTTAAGCTACGCAGATAACGGAGCTGCTTTTAATAACCCAAATGGTTTAGTGGCAAGAATCCACATGTTTGACACGCAATTAAACAATATGGGTAACTTCATGAACGATCTTCGTTTGACGAAAAAATTCGACAAAATAGGCATTACGGCCGGTCTTTTTAAATCTATGCAAAATGTATCTATGTCATGGTTGTGGAATTCCTATCTTCAGGAAGTCTCAGATGATAACCCCCGTTTAATTAATGTTAATGATGCTGGCGGAAATGCTTTATCTGAAAATGGATTGTATGCGTACGGAACACCAGCCTGGGGAAATTTAGCGAGAAATTATGACACCCAGTACAATGTTTCTGCTCCATACCTAAATATCTCAGTAGATGCAACAGATAACTTATCATTTGAAGGAGGTTTACGTTATGACAAAGGAAAAGTAACAGGTTCATTTGCAGGAGGTGTCTCTACTACTTATGATATTAATAATGATGGTGAAATTTCTGCACCGGAACAAAATGTATTTGCAATTGACAATGCTAATCCAACAGCTGTAAACTATGATTACGATTATTATTCTTATACTTTAGGGGCAAACCTGCTTTTAGCAAGCAGACAGTCTGTATTTGCAAGAATAAGCAGAGGTGCTTCTGCCAAGGCCGATAGAATTTTATTTAGCGGATTAGATTATTTAGACGGAAATAAAATCAATGCTTTAGACTTTTTAACTCAGGCAGAAATTGGATTCAAACAAAAATTCGACAAGGGATACCTATATGCTACAGCGTTTCACTCTAAAACAGATGAACAGGGCGGATTTGAAGCTACTTCAAACAGTATCATTAAAAACAATTACAAATCTATAGGTTTAGAGTTAGAAACTGCTTATAATCTTACCGATAATTTAGATTTAAGAGGTTCCTTAACTTATACAAAAGCCGAAATCACTTCTGGAGACAACAATGGTAATCAACCCAGAAGACAACCTAAATTAATGTACAGTTTTTTACCTGCTTATAAATTCATGAATAATAAAAATACACTTGGTTTGAGCTTCATTGGTCAGACAAAGGCGTATGCTCAAGATTCGAATCAATTAGTAATGAATGGGTTTGTAATTGTAAATGGATTTGTTGAAGTAGGCATTGCCAAAGGATTATCTGTTAATGTTTCTGGAAACAACCTTTTTAACACCTTGGCAATTACAGAAGCCGAAGAAGGAAGCATCACAGAAAACACCGTAAATTTTGTCAGAGCCAGATCAATGACCGGAAGATCACTTTCGATGGCTTTATCTTATAAATTTTAA
- a CDS encoding LacI family DNA-binding transcriptional regulator has translation MRETTLKEIASALGISITTVSKALKNYPDVSDKTKKAVIALAQQLDYTPNSFAVNLRTKESKTIGLIIPEVVHHFFSGVVNGIIAEAEKNGYLVIILQSNESLELEKKQIALLINKRVDGIIMSLSNESNDDVHIKDILKKEIPFVQFDKISKLIPSSKVVINDQKAAMEAVQHLIDMGCRKIAHIRGLENPQNAIDRFLGYKKALEKNGIPFDSKLVYSCKAITFEQGVEFAKQILEEDKGIDGIFVITDLVAVGVLAHFNEKGIQVPNQIAVIGFSNWLVSQVITPKLSTVNQPSYDMGVAAFNLLLEEILCRKEGNVFKPKIIELETEVIVRESTLKKSK, from the coding sequence ATGAGAGAAACTACTTTAAAAGAAATAGCTTCCGCTTTAGGTATATCTATTACCACTGTTTCGAAAGCATTGAAAAATTATCCGGATGTTAGTGATAAAACTAAGAAAGCTGTTATTGCTTTGGCTCAGCAGCTCGATTATACACCCAATAGTTTTGCCGTGAATTTGAGGACTAAAGAATCAAAAACAATTGGTCTTATTATTCCAGAAGTAGTGCATCATTTTTTTTCAGGTGTTGTAAATGGTATTATTGCCGAAGCAGAGAAAAATGGGTATTTGGTCATCATCCTTCAGTCTAATGAATCTTTAGAGTTAGAAAAAAAGCAAATAGCACTTTTGATTAATAAAAGAGTGGATGGAATTATCATGTCACTTTCTAATGAATCAAATGATGATGTTCATATTAAGGATATCCTTAAAAAAGAAATTCCATTTGTGCAGTTTGATAAAATCTCTAAGTTAATTCCAAGCTCCAAAGTTGTCATCAATGATCAAAAAGCGGCCATGGAAGCCGTTCAGCATTTAATTGATATGGGATGCAGGAAAATAGCTCATATCCGGGGGCTTGAAAATCCACAAAATGCTATTGATCGTTTTTTGGGATACAAAAAAGCACTGGAAAAAAACGGAATTCCTTTTGATTCTAAGCTGGTATATTCTTGTAAAGCAATCACCTTTGAGCAGGGAGTAGAATTTGCAAAGCAAATTTTGGAGGAAGATAAAGGTATTGATGGGATTTTTGTAATTACAGACCTTGTAGCGGTTGGGGTTTTGGCACATTTTAATGAAAAAGGAATCCAAGTACCCAATCAGATTGCTGTTATAGGTTTTAGTAATTGGTTAGTTTCTCAGGTAATTACACCCAAGTTGAGTACGGTCAATCAGCCAAGTTATGATATGGGCGTAGCAGCATTTAATTTATTGCTGGAAGAAATCCTTTGCCGTAAGGAAGGAAATGTGTTTAAACCTAAAATAATTGAATTAGAAACAGAGGTGATTGTTCGCGAGTCTACTTTGAAAAAAAGCAAATAA
- a CDS encoding M3 family metallopeptidase: MKKLIAVFIMSTASFAATAQNNSDNPLLQPWKEPYGGVPAFDSYQVSDFKPAIQFAIQEKLNEIDVIANNPKAPTFDNTIAALERSGKTIDRISAVYGIYRSNLSSPEFNVIDREMSPKFSEFSDKINQNKKLFTRIETLYNSKESKKLTSEQQRLIWLYYTNFVRQGAKLNEADKEKVAAVNKELASLFTLFSQNLLAEEQNQYVELKTENDFDGLPEEVKKAAIAEAKERKLNVMGCIANTRSSIEPFLTFSTRRDLREKAFDIFVKRGDNGNANDNNATLVSILELRTKKAKLLGYPTFAHWSLSNKMAKDPQKTLDLMLSVWEPAVEKVHEDVAEMQKIVDGEGGKFKIQPWDYRYYAEKVRKVKYDLDQNEVKPYLQLEKLREGMFWVAGELFNLNFKQVTNVPVYHPDVRVWEVSNKLTGKAVGLWYFDPYARAGKRSGAWMNAYRNQQRLDGEVLTIVSNNCNFVKGAPNEAILISWDDASTLFHEFGHALHGLCSNVTYPSLAGTSVARDYVEFPSQLLEHWLATPEVLNKFALHYKTGEPLPKSLVDRIERAANFGEGFSTVETISSSLVDMKLHLATEKIDPKKFEKETLDALHMPSEIVMRHRIPQFGHIFSGDGYSAGYYSYLWADVINADAWEAFTEGKGPYDKAVAKRLYETVFSVGNTIDQEKAYENFRGRAPKSDALMRARNFPVAGTKK; encoded by the coding sequence ATGAAAAAATTAATAGCAGTTTTTATCATGAGTACAGCCTCTTTTGCAGCTACTGCACAAAACAATTCGGACAATCCGTTATTACAGCCTTGGAAAGAACCTTACGGGGGAGTTCCTGCTTTTGATTCATATCAAGTTTCAGATTTTAAACCTGCAATTCAGTTTGCAATTCAGGAAAAACTAAATGAAATTGATGTAATTGCGAATAATCCAAAAGCGCCAACGTTTGATAATACAATTGCAGCTTTGGAACGTTCTGGTAAAACTATAGATCGAATTTCTGCCGTTTACGGAATTTACAGGTCAAACTTAAGTAGTCCTGAATTTAATGTTATTGACAGAGAAATGTCGCCTAAATTTTCTGAATTTAGTGATAAAATCAATCAGAATAAAAAACTTTTTACAAGAATTGAAACCTTATATAATTCTAAGGAAAGTAAAAAATTAACCAGCGAACAGCAGCGTTTGATTTGGTTGTATTATACAAATTTTGTTCGTCAGGGAGCAAAGTTAAATGAAGCGGATAAAGAGAAAGTAGCTGCTGTAAATAAAGAATTAGCGTCTCTTTTTACTCTTTTCAGTCAAAATTTATTGGCCGAAGAGCAGAATCAATATGTAGAATTAAAAACAGAAAATGACTTTGATGGTCTGCCTGAAGAGGTAAAAAAAGCTGCTATTGCTGAGGCTAAAGAAAGAAAGCTGAATGTTATGGGATGTATTGCTAATACACGTTCTTCCATTGAGCCGTTTTTGACTTTTTCGACACGCAGGGATTTAAGGGAAAAAGCATTTGATATTTTTGTAAAACGAGGAGATAATGGAAATGCAAATGATAATAATGCGACTTTAGTTTCTATTTTAGAATTACGAACTAAAAAAGCGAAATTACTTGGTTATCCAACTTTTGCTCATTGGAGTTTGTCAAACAAAATGGCAAAAGATCCGCAAAAAACTTTAGACTTAATGCTTTCTGTTTGGGAACCTGCAGTTGAAAAAGTACACGAGGATGTAGCAGAAATGCAAAAAATCGTAGATGGAGAAGGGGGTAAGTTTAAAATCCAGCCATGGGATTATCGTTATTATGCTGAAAAAGTTAGAAAAGTTAAGTATGATTTAGATCAAAACGAAGTCAAACCATACTTACAATTAGAAAAATTGAGAGAAGGAATGTTTTGGGTGGCAGGAGAATTATTTAATTTGAATTTCAAGCAGGTTACCAATGTGCCGGTTTATCATCCTGATGTCCGTGTTTGGGAAGTAAGTAATAAATTAACGGGTAAAGCAGTTGGGTTATGGTATTTTGATCCCTATGCACGTGCAGGGAAACGTTCAGGAGCCTGGATGAATGCTTATCGTAACCAGCAGAGATTAGATGGAGAGGTTCTGACAATCGTGTCTAATAATTGTAACTTCGTAAAAGGTGCTCCAAATGAAGCTATTTTAATCTCATGGGACGATGCTTCGACTTTATTTCATGAGTTTGGACATGCGCTTCACGGATTATGTTCAAATGTTACCTATCCAAGTTTGGCAGGAACTTCTGTAGCTCGTGATTATGTTGAATTTCCATCTCAATTGTTAGAGCATTGGTTAGCAACTCCAGAAGTATTAAATAAATTTGCGCTGCATTATAAAACGGGAGAGCCATTGCCTAAATCTTTGGTGGACAGAATTGAAAGAGCAGCAAATTTTGGAGAAGGATTTTCAACAGTGGAAACTATTTCAAGTTCATTGGTTGATATGAAACTGCATTTGGCTACAGAAAAAATCGATCCGAAGAAATTTGAGAAGGAAACTTTAGATGCGCTTCATATGCCTTCAGAAATTGTAATGCGTCACCGAATTCCACAGTTTGGGCATATCTTTTCAGGCGATGGTTATTCAGCAGGATATTACAGTTATTTATGGGCTGACGTTATTAATGCAGATGCCTGGGAAGCTTTTACAGAAGGAAAAGGGCCTTATGATAAAGCAGTGGCAAAACGTCTGTATGAAACTGTTTTCAGTGTTGGAAATACAATTGATCAGGAGAAAGCGTATGAAAATTTTAGAGGCAGAGCCCCAAAGTCTGACGCTTTAATGCGTGCCAGAAATTTTCCGGTTGCCGGAACTAAAAAATAA
- the tsf gene encoding translation elongation factor Ts — MATITAADVNKLRQSTGAGMMDCKKALVEAEGDFDKAIQILREKGQKVAANRSDRESSEGAAVSFINADNTKGAILTLNCETDFVGKNEAFVTLAKDLVERAINFSSKEEFLASDFNGITVAEKLIEQTGVIGEKIEIGGFEILEGAFVGSYVHVNKIAALTAISAPIANAETLTKDVSMQVASMGADTLSYKDFDPAFVESELAARIAVIEKDNEEAARLGKTLKNVPKYISYSQLTPEVIKQAEEDAKAELKAEGKPEQIWDKILPGKVQRFISDNTTLDQEKALLDQNFIKDDSKKVGDYVKGFNVEITGFKRVTLG; from the coding sequence ATGGCAACAATTACTGCTGCAGACGTAAATAAATTAAGACAATCTACAGGTGCCGGAATGATGGACTGTAAAAAAGCTTTAGTTGAAGCTGAAGGAGATTTCGATAAAGCAATACAAATCCTTAGAGAAAAAGGACAAAAAGTTGCTGCTAACCGTTCTGACCGTGAGTCTTCTGAAGGAGCTGCTGTTTCTTTTATCAATGCTGACAACACTAAAGGAGCTATCCTTACTTTAAACTGTGAAACTGACTTCGTAGGTAAAAATGAGGCTTTCGTAACTTTAGCTAAAGATTTAGTGGAAAGAGCTATCAACTTCTCTTCTAAAGAAGAATTTTTAGCTTCTGATTTCAACGGAATTACTGTTGCTGAAAAATTAATTGAGCAAACTGGAGTTATCGGTGAGAAAATCGAAATCGGTGGTTTTGAAATTTTAGAAGGTGCTTTCGTTGGATCTTATGTTCACGTAAACAAAATTGCTGCTTTAACAGCTATTTCTGCTCCAATTGCTAATGCTGAAACTTTAACAAAAGATGTTTCTATGCAAGTTGCTTCTATGGGAGCTGACACATTATCTTACAAAGATTTTGATCCTGCTTTCGTTGAATCTGAACTTGCTGCCCGTATTGCTGTAATCGAAAAAGATAACGAAGAAGCTGCACGTTTAGGAAAAACTTTAAAAAATGTTCCTAAATACATCTCTTACTCTCAATTAACTCCTGAAGTTATCAAACAAGCTGAAGAAGATGCTAAAGCTGAATTAAAAGCTGAAGGTAAACCAGAGCAAATCTGGGATAAAATTCTTCCAGGAAAAGTACAACGTTTTATCTCTGACAACACTACTTTAGATCAGGAAAAAGCTTTATTAGATCAAAACTTCATCAAAGATGACAGTAAAAAAGTTGGTGATTACGTTAAAGGATTCAACGTTGAAATCACTGGTTTCAAAAGAGTTACTTTAGGTTAA
- the rpsB gene encoding 30S ribosomal protein S2, whose translation MANKIEVKELLEAGVHFGHMTRKWDPNMAPYIYMERNGIHIINLYKTAAKIEEANEALKKIAASGRKILFVATKKQAKDIVAEKAKAANMPYITERWPGGMLTNFVTIRKAVKKMSSIDKMKKDGTFNTLSKKERLQVDRLRAKLEKNLGSIADMSRLPAALFVVDIKAEHIAIKEAQKLNIPVFAMVDTNSDPREVDYVIPANDDASKSIDKILSLVTTAVIEGLSDRGAEKETEVAAAEEEAAPAVEAEAAPATEE comes from the coding sequence ATGGCAAACAAAATAGAAGTAAAAGAATTACTAGAAGCAGGTGTTCACTTCGGACACATGACTAGAAAATGGGATCCAAACATGGCTCCTTACATTTATATGGAGCGTAATGGTATTCACATTATCAATCTATATAAAACTGCAGCTAAAATTGAAGAAGCTAATGAAGCTTTGAAAAAAATCGCTGCATCAGGTAGAAAAATCTTATTCGTAGCTACCAAAAAACAAGCAAAAGACATCGTTGCTGAAAAAGCAAAAGCTGCAAACATGCCTTACATTACTGAAAGATGGCCAGGTGGAATGCTAACTAACTTCGTAACTATCAGAAAGGCAGTTAAAAAAATGTCTTCTATCGATAAAATGAAGAAAGATGGTACTTTCAACACTCTATCTAAAAAAGAGCGTTTGCAAGTTGATCGTCTACGTGCTAAATTAGAGAAAAACTTAGGTTCAATTGCTGATATGTCCAGACTACCTGCAGCATTGTTCGTAGTAGATATCAAAGCCGAACACATCGCAATAAAAGAAGCTCAAAAATTAAACATTCCAGTTTTCGCAATGGTTGATACGAATTCTGACCCAAGAGAGGTTGATTACGTGATTCCTGCAAATGATGATGCTTCTAAATCAATTGACAAAATTTTATCTTTAGTAACTACTGCTGTAATCGAAGGTCTATCTGACAGAGGTGCAGAAAAAGAAACTGAAGTTGCTGCTGCTGAAGAAGAAGCTGCTCCTGCTGTTGAAGCTGAAGCTGCTCCTGCAACTGAAGAATAA
- the rpsI gene encoding 30S ribosomal protein S9 — translation MGVIHKIGRRKTAVARVYVSEGTGNITVNKKEFATYFPTATLQYKVLQPLSMTENAGNFDVKVNVYGGGTTGQAEAVRMALARVMCEVNAENRGILKPEGLLTRDPRMVERKKFGQKKARKRFQFSKR, via the coding sequence ATGGGAGTTATTCACAAAATCGGTAGAAGAAAAACCGCTGTTGCACGTGTTTATGTTTCTGAAGGAACTGGAAACATCACTGTAAACAAAAAAGAATTCGCAACTTACTTTCCAACTGCAACTTTACAATACAAAGTATTACAACCGCTTTCTATGACAGAAAACGCTGGTAACTTTGACGTAAAAGTAAACGTTTACGGAGGTGGTACAACTGGTCAGGCAGAAGCTGTAAGAATGGCATTAGCACGCGTAATGTGCGAAGTTAACGCTGAAAACAGAGGAATCCTTAAACCAGAAGGTTTATTAACAAGAGACCCAAGAATGGTTGAACGTAAGAAATTCGGTCAGAAGAAAGCTCGTAAGAGATTCCAGTTCTCTAAACGTTAA
- the rplM gene encoding 50S ribosomal protein L13, with translation MDALSYKTVSANKTTITKEWIVVDAEGHNLGRLASKVAMILRGKYKPSYTPHVDCGDNVIVINSEKINLTGTKMNDKIYMRHTGYPGGQRTLTAKVLQAKNPALLVEKAVKGMLPKNKLGAELFRNLNVVVGSEHTHGAQKPRTVNLNDLK, from the coding sequence ATGGACGCATTAAGCTACAAAACAGTTTCAGCAAACAAAACCACTATAACTAAAGAGTGGATTGTTGTTGACGCTGAAGGTCATAACTTAGGACGTCTTGCTTCAAAGGTTGCGATGATCTTAAGAGGTAAGTACAAGCCAAGTTACACACCGCACGTTGACTGTGGAGATAACGTAATTGTTATCAACTCAGAAAAAATTAACCTTACAGGTACAAAAATGAATGACAAAATTTACATGCGTCATACAGGTTACCCAGGAGGACAAAGAACTTTAACTGCTAAAGTATTGCAAGCAAAAAATCCTGCATTATTAGTAGAAAAAGCGGTAAAAGGTATGTTACCTAAAAACAAATTAGGAGCAGAACTTTTCAGAAATCTAAATGTTGTTGTAGGATCTGAGCACACTCACGGAGCTCAAAAACCTAGAACTGTTAACCTAAATGATCTTAAGTAA
- a CDS encoding LacI family DNA-binding transcriptional regulator: MKAKATLKQIAKELGVSVSTVSKALNDSPEISEQTKVKIKEYAKLKNYKPNVIGLNLKNRKTKTIGVIIPNILNSFFAKVFSGIEKVADKKGYNVITCISNESLEKEIHTLEMLSNGTIDGFILSVSQEAQKLEDYAHFTEIINDGTPIVMFDRIAYGVECDKVVVDDFDSALNSIQHLINLGCKNIALISSVDNLSVGKLRADGYLKALKDNNIPVNEKIILRTNSEEDMKSKIEAIFDHEIDGIFALDENDSVAALRVSLKKGFKVPEDISIIGFADGILASRRLSPSLTTVSQHGIEIGEVAAKRLISRLEEEEGETSDYETIVIKTKLKERESTKKSK, translated from the coding sequence ATGAAAGCTAAAGCAACTCTAAAACAAATTGCGAAAGAACTTGGTGTGTCTGTTTCTACTGTGTCTAAGGCATTAAATGATAGTCCTGAAATTAGTGAACAAACCAAGGTGAAGATAAAGGAGTATGCAAAACTCAAAAATTATAAGCCAAATGTTATAGGCCTGAATTTAAAGAATAGAAAAACCAAAACAATTGGTGTAATTATACCTAATATATTAAATTCTTTTTTTGCAAAAGTTTTTAGTGGAATTGAGAAAGTAGCCGATAAAAAAGGGTACAATGTAATTACTTGTATCTCGAATGAGTCTTTAGAAAAAGAAATTCATACACTCGAAATGCTGAGTAATGGAACTATAGATGGTTTTATTCTTTCGGTTTCGCAGGAGGCTCAAAAACTAGAAGACTATGCTCATTTTACAGAAATTATAAATGATGGAACTCCAATTGTAATGTTTGACAGAATTGCTTATGGAGTTGAATGTGATAAAGTTGTTGTTGATGATTTTGATTCGGCTTTGAATTCAATCCAGCATTTAATAAATTTAGGATGTAAAAATATCGCCCTGATTTCTTCGGTAGATAATTTGAGTGTAGGAAAACTTAGAGCTGATGGATATTTGAAAGCATTAAAGGATAATAATATTCCTGTAAATGAAAAAATAATTCTTCGTACCAATTCAGAAGAAGATATGAAAAGTAAAATCGAAGCGATTTTTGATCATGAAATTGATGGGATTTTTGCTTTAGATGAAAATGATTCAGTTGCAGCTTTAAGGGTAAGTCTGAAAAAAGGATTTAAGGTACCTGAAGATATTTCTATTATAGGTTTTGCTGATGGGATTTTAGCATCAAGACGTTTGTCTCCAAGTTTAACGACTGTAAGTCAGCACGGAATTGAAATAGGTGAGGTTGCTGCTAAACGATTAATTTCAAGGCTGGAGGAAGAAGAAGGTGAAACTTCTGATTATGAAACGATTGTTATTAAAACGAAACTAAAAGAAAGAGAGTCAACCAAAAAATCGAAATAA